Proteins found in one Maridesulfovibrio sp. genomic segment:
- a CDS encoding Hpt domain-containing protein → MSQDFMDPEIFADFIIEAKEHLETIEPNLLELENNPENLDLLNEIFRPMHSLKGASGFLGLNTINGLAHRAENILDELRKGEIAVTSEIMDVILAATDLLRQMIDNLDELGNEGEVDTSITIERIDAIMSGESPAPLHPEEAVAEPEPEPEPEPEPVLEEVEPVEEYFEAEVDSPQTQMVQESNMAETGRKQAFQYVAIVNEEAEPYKLTTVGEGHLADFLEEAHEIIENLTNGLLELEQDPDGNDDLINDIFRYFHNLKGNSGIIGFRELNSLTHEAETLLNKVRKGEASANRSMIDLLLAVVDGIESLIAHVSPKSGEVQPLDIDQLVNPLQEAVEKGEVITADVPEEDEAADEAAAEDEPEEELEPAEDGLDPEDVVIFEQTVHQQLDNIDLALATLADDSGQKDYIDGLYRSLVSIQNSGGYMGFDSLREYAERTAGLVDQARSSDMDFGLMLDLLRQECGIISEMIDSAVAELKGGDDSSAPESKPEPEPKPEPKPEPKPEPKPEPKPEPKPEPKPEPKPEPKPAAKPEPKPAAKPAAKPAAKPAAKAKTATGAPAKSKPKAMSTIRVDHQKLDHLMNLIGELIISRGRYTMLARGLEEGHLEVPVVAQQLTETTYALSRISDDLQDTIMKVRMVAVQTVFSRFPRLVRDLSRKSGKRVELITEGEETELDKSVVEEIGDPLVHLIRNSVDHGLEPEEERIANGKTPQGHVWLRAYHKGNSVAIEVEDDGRGIDPDKMRNVAIKKGLISPEEARNLDDREAIELIFAPGFSSAEKVTDISGRGVGMDVVRNNIKDLKGSVHISSEVGKGSKFTLTLPLTLAIIDALMVQINGANYAIPLDAVSETTKIEAERLTEVNNRKAVTLRGEVLGIAELAELLEQPVSDPEREVLPVVIVHDNDRRLGLVVDRLLERQEIVIKPLGNYLNGFDLKGVSGATIMGDGSVVLILDPHEIYSMATVKSGSIQ, encoded by the coding sequence ATGAGCCAGGATTTCATGGATCCTGAAATTTTTGCTGATTTTATCATTGAAGCTAAAGAACATCTCGAAACTATTGAGCCCAACTTGCTTGAGCTTGAAAATAATCCCGAGAATCTTGATCTTCTGAATGAAATCTTCAGGCCGATGCATTCGCTTAAAGGTGCTTCGGGTTTTCTTGGGTTGAATACCATTAATGGTTTGGCCCACAGGGCTGAGAATATTCTTGATGAACTTCGCAAGGGCGAAATTGCGGTAACATCCGAAATTATGGATGTGATTCTTGCCGCTACGGATTTGCTACGTCAAATGATTGATAATCTGGACGAGCTTGGTAATGAAGGTGAAGTCGATACCTCCATCACAATTGAAAGGATTGATGCTATCATGTCCGGTGAATCTCCCGCTCCTTTACATCCGGAAGAAGCTGTTGCCGAGCCGGAACCCGAGCCGGAACCTGAACCGGAACCCGTGCTGGAAGAGGTTGAACCGGTTGAGGAATATTTTGAAGCAGAAGTTGATTCGCCGCAGACACAAATGGTGCAGGAGTCCAATATGGCCGAAACAGGACGTAAACAGGCTTTTCAGTACGTAGCTATCGTTAATGAGGAAGCCGAACCCTACAAACTTACCACTGTAGGGGAAGGGCATCTGGCAGATTTTCTTGAGGAAGCCCATGAAATTATTGAAAATTTGACCAACGGTTTGCTTGAGCTTGAACAAGACCCTGATGGTAATGACGATCTCATTAACGATATATTCAGATATTTCCATAACCTGAAAGGTAACAGCGGAATTATCGGTTTTCGTGAGCTTAATTCGTTGACCCATGAAGCTGAAACCCTCTTGAATAAAGTTCGCAAGGGTGAAGCTTCTGCAAACCGGTCCATGATTGATCTGTTACTGGCGGTTGTTGACGGAATTGAATCACTCATAGCTCATGTTTCACCGAAATCAGGTGAAGTTCAGCCTCTTGACATCGATCAACTCGTTAATCCTCTGCAGGAAGCAGTAGAGAAAGGCGAGGTTATCACTGCTGATGTGCCGGAAGAAGATGAGGCAGCAGATGAAGCTGCAGCTGAGGATGAACCGGAAGAAGAACTGGAACCGGCTGAAGATGGTCTGGACCCTGAAGATGTGGTTATTTTTGAACAGACTGTCCACCAGCAGCTTGATAATATCGATCTGGCTCTGGCCACTCTCGCCGATGATTCCGGACAGAAAGATTATATTGATGGACTGTACCGAAGCCTTGTTTCTATTCAGAATTCAGGCGGTTACATGGGCTTTGATAGCCTGCGTGAATATGCTGAGAGAACGGCCGGACTGGTTGATCAGGCACGGTCTTCCGATATGGATTTTGGGCTGATGCTTGACCTGCTGCGTCAGGAATGCGGCATTATCTCTGAAATGATTGATTCAGCTGTAGCAGAGCTTAAAGGCGGAGATGATTCTTCTGCGCCTGAATCCAAGCCTGAGCCTGAGCCTAAGCCTGAACCTAAGCCTGAACCTAAGCCTGAGCCTAAGCCTGAACCCAAGCCTGAACCCAAGCCTGAACCTAAGCCTGAACCTAAGCCTGAACCCAAGCCAGCAGCTAAGCCTGAACCCAAGCCAGCAGCCAAACCAGCGGCTAAGCCCGCTGCCAAACCTGCAGCTAAGGCCAAGACGGCAACAGGAGCACCTGCTAAAAGTAAGCCCAAGGCGATGTCCACCATCAGGGTAGATCACCAAAAACTTGATCACCTTATGAACCTGATTGGGGAGCTGATTATCAGCAGGGGCCGGTACACCATGCTGGCACGAGGTCTTGAAGAAGGGCATCTCGAAGTTCCGGTTGTTGCCCAGCAGCTGACTGAAACGACCTATGCTCTTTCGAGGATTTCCGACGACCTGCAGGATACCATCATGAAGGTACGCATGGTCGCGGTGCAGACCGTTTTTTCCAGATTTCCGCGTTTAGTTCGCGATCTTAGCCGTAAGAGCGGCAAAAGGGTCGAGTTGATAACTGAAGGCGAAGAGACTGAACTCGATAAGAGTGTTGTCGAAGAAATCGGCGATCCTCTTGTACACTTGATAAGAAACTCTGTGGATCACGGTCTTGAGCCGGAGGAAGAGCGCATCGCCAACGGTAAGACCCCGCAGGGGCATGTCTGGCTACGCGCTTATCACAAGGGTAATTCCGTTGCCATTGAGGTAGAAGATGACGGTCGGGGAATCGATCCTGATAAAATGCGTAATGTCGCTATCAAGAAGGGGCTTATTTCACCTGAAGAAGCCCGTAACCTTGATGACCGAGAAGCGATTGAACTGATTTTCGCTCCGGGATTTTCCTCCGCGGAAAAGGTTACCGATATTTCCGGACGAGGTGTGGGTATGGATGTTGTGCGTAACAACATTAAGGATCTTAAGGGCAGTGTTCACATTTCCTCTGAAGTGGGCAAGGGCTCTAAATTTACTCTGACACTGCCGCTGACTCTGGCGATCATTGATGCGCTTATGGTCCAGATCAACGGTGCCAACTACGCTATTCCTCTTGATGCGGTTTCCGAAACCACCAAGATTGAGGCTGAAAGACTCACAGAAGTTAATAACCGTAAGGCAGTCACCCTTCGTGGCGAAGTCCTCGGTATCGCTGAGCTTGCCGAATTACTGGAACAGCCGGTCAGTGACCCCGAACGCGAAGTTCTGCCGGTAGTTATTGTTCATGATAATGACCGCAGGCTTGGTCTTGTTGTGGACAGGCTGCTTGAGCGGCAGGAAATTGTTATCAAGCCGCTTGGAAATTACCTTAACGGCTTTGATCTCAAGGGAGTTTCAGGTGCGACCATCATGGGTGACGGTAGCGTTGTGCTTATCCTTGATCCCCATGAAATATACAGCATGGCGACCGTTAAAAGCGGTTCTATCCAGTAG
- the ybgF gene encoding tol-pal system protein YbgF, with product MQYLRILLVIILAFGVCGCFAAKQPEKPAWGGSEEWRLKSLEENFLNFKEGLRQQNDLIESNHKETTAQIEKIEQRMTELDNSLAELKENQQKMMAMKVEEEITPVETVVAEEVVMGGTTSNEEKPWMVVPGEKSTVDGVTAKKAAQTQVSALSGEELYQEGVRLVMNDQPLKSRKLLEQYLSQNPSSKLAPNALYWIGETYYSEKSFAQSILKFKEVSRRFPKSGKVPAAMLKIGLAYDKLGDRENAVFYLRTLIEDYPKSDPAKIGRERLRAIEG from the coding sequence ATGCAGTATTTACGAATCCTTCTTGTTATAATTCTTGCTTTCGGCGTTTGCGGATGTTTTGCAGCCAAACAGCCTGAAAAGCCCGCATGGGGCGGAAGTGAAGAGTGGCGCCTTAAAAGTCTTGAAGAAAATTTTCTTAATTTTAAGGAAGGACTGCGTCAGCAGAATGACTTGATTGAAAGCAACCACAAAGAAACTACCGCCCAGATAGAAAAGATAGAACAGCGGATGACCGAATTGGACAACTCTCTAGCTGAGCTCAAAGAAAACCAGCAAAAGATGATGGCCATGAAGGTGGAAGAAGAAATTACACCTGTAGAAACTGTTGTGGCTGAAGAAGTTGTTATGGGTGGCACTACCAGCAACGAGGAAAAACCATGGATGGTGGTGCCTGGAGAAAAGAGTACAGTCGATGGCGTAACAGCTAAAAAAGCAGCACAGACCCAAGTCTCAGCTCTCAGCGGGGAAGAACTGTATCAGGAAGGCGTGCGGCTGGTGATGAATGATCAGCCTCTTAAATCCCGTAAGCTTCTTGAACAGTATCTTTCCCAGAATCCTTCATCCAAGCTTGCGCCTAATGCTTTGTACTGGATTGGTGAAACTTATTATTCCGAGAAGAGTTTTGCGCAATCCATTCTTAAATTCAAGGAAGTCAGTAGACGTTTCCCCAAATCCGGGAAAGTTCCTGCCGCTATGCTTAAAATCGGGCTTGCCTACGATAAATTGGGTGACCGAGAGAATGCTGTTTTTTATTTACGAACTCTGATTGAAGATTATCCTAAGTCCGATCCCGCAAAAATCGGACGGGAACGTCTGCGCGCCATCGAAGGTTAG
- the dprA gene encoding DNA-processing protein DprA, which produces MGNLQEEYFACLALRYTAGLGPKSWSAILRHYSSAYEGLKDAGNWPSLRLASEKSSNAAIKELWRTKAEAEYRAAMRLGFGILPWSHPSFPALLKELPDPPTCLYYFGDPQLLGNPAVAIVGSRNSGRLGQEYAARISADLSKCGITVISGFAKGIDACAHEAALLEIGSTIAVMGTGLDVESYPPDSEWLRKQVIESGLLLSEFPPGTKPFARNFPFRNRLISGLSRGVVVVEAEGISGSLITARLAGEQGREVMAMPGPCGHSSFTGCLQLIKDGAALVESADDVLMNIGHTLEVTGDSAPMTAAGANRKAPPEKMRSGRQTDHAGSTQNNEQGAISVDIIELKPPESDIARALGSGGKLHIDEISRAAGLEVSVAGAVILGMEVKGMVVRFPGMYYDLKRR; this is translated from the coding sequence GTGGGTAATTTACAGGAAGAATACTTTGCCTGTCTGGCCTTGCGTTATACCGCAGGACTGGGGCCGAAATCATGGTCCGCCATCTTGCGTCATTACAGCTCCGCGTACGAGGGACTGAAAGATGCTGGCAATTGGCCGTCGCTAAGGCTTGCATCGGAAAAAAGTTCAAACGCGGCAATCAAGGAACTTTGGCGTACCAAGGCGGAAGCTGAATACCGCGCTGCTATGCGTCTCGGGTTCGGAATTCTCCCGTGGAGCCATCCTTCGTTTCCCGCTTTGCTGAAAGAATTACCTGATCCACCCACCTGTCTTTATTATTTCGGTGATCCACAGTTGCTTGGCAACCCCGCCGTAGCTATCGTGGGTTCCAGAAATAGCGGAAGGTTGGGGCAGGAGTATGCTGCCCGGATTTCAGCTGATCTTTCCAAATGCGGAATCACCGTCATATCAGGTTTTGCTAAAGGTATTGATGCATGTGCCCATGAAGCGGCCTTGCTTGAAATCGGTTCCACAATCGCGGTTATGGGAACAGGGCTTGATGTTGAATCATATCCCCCGGATAGTGAGTGGCTTCGCAAACAGGTGATTGAATCAGGGCTGCTTCTTTCAGAATTTCCGCCGGGAACGAAACCTTTCGCACGAAATTTCCCTTTCCGTAATCGTCTTATCAGCGGCTTGAGCAGAGGAGTTGTTGTGGTGGAAGCTGAAGGGATCAGTGGAAGCCTGATCACCGCCCGGCTGGCCGGAGAACAGGGAAGGGAAGTCATGGCTATGCCCGGTCCCTGCGGTCACAGCAGTTTCACTGGATGCCTGCAACTGATAAAAGACGGCGCGGCACTTGTAGAAAGTGCCGATGATGTATTAATGAATATCGGACATACCCTTGAAGTGACAGGAGATTCTGCGCCGATGACGGCTGCCGGGGCTAATCGCAAGGCCCCGCCTGAGAAAATGCGTTCCGGTAGGCAAACTGACCATGCCGGATCTACGCAAAACAATGAACAGGGCGCTATCTCGGTCGATATTATAGAATTGAAGCCTCCCGAGTCGGATATCGCAAGGGCTCTTGGAAGTGGCGGAAAGTTGCATATTGACGAAATTTCCCGTGCGGCGGGACTTGAGGTATCCGTAGCCGGAGCCGTGATACTGGGCATGGAAGTAAAGGGAATGGTTGTGCGCTTTCCCGGCATGTACTATGATCTTAAACGTCGCTGA